Proteins encoded in a region of the Athene noctua chromosome 4, bAthNoc1.hap1.1, whole genome shotgun sequence genome:
- the LOC141959708 gene encoding interleukin-8-like: protein MNGKLVAVLALFLISASMSRGMSLARMATELRCQCIATHSKFIPPKSIQDVKLTQSGPHCKNVEVIATLKDGREVCLEPTAPWVQLIIKAILAKAQLNSDSPL, encoded by the exons ATGAACGGCAAACTTGTGGCTGTCCTGGCTCTCTTCCTGATTTCAGCGTCTATGTCTCGAG GTATGAGCCTGGCAAGGATGGCAACCGAGCTCCGGTGCCAGTGCATAGCCACTCATTCAAAGTTCATCCCTCCTAAGTCCATTCAAGATGTGAAGCTGACACAGAGCGGTCCCCACTGCAAGAACGTTGAAGTGAT AGCTACTCTGAAGGATGGCAGAGAGGTGTGCTTGGAGCCCACTGCTCCCTGGGTACAGCTGATCATAAAGGCAATTTTGGCCAA GGCTCAGCTCAATTCTGATTCACCACTCTAA